The sequence AAAGCTCATCGACAAACTCGAAGAGGACGACGACGTCCAGGCCGTCTACACGAACATCGAATAACTTCCGGCGGGGCAACTGCCTCCCTGCTGTCCACCCACTGCCTTATTTGTAATCATTCTGCCACACTGCCGCGATACGATTTTGGTTATCATAGCTGTTTGAATGCCATTTCCGGTCTGAGAACCGGAAGCGTGTTTTGGCGCAATGTCCGGAAGGACTCGGAAGGATTGCGATGAAGAAACATACCAAAATTCTGGCGACCGTCGGCCCGGCCTGCGAGGACGTCGACACCCTGGAGCGGATGATCCGTGCAGGTGTGAACGTTTTCCGTCTCAACTTCAGCCACGGGACCCACGACTACCACGAAGCAAACCTCAAGCGCATCTATGAAGCGGCAGGCCGCTGCGGCCTTATTGTCGGCGTGCTGCAGGATATCAGCGGGCCGAAAGTTCGTATCGGCGAGATCGACGGCACAGCGGAACTCTCCCCCGGCAACGTCATCGAGTTTGTGACCGAAGAGACGGTCGGCAGCTTTGTCGAACCGGGACGCCTGCGCCTCAGCCTCAACCATCCGGAACTGCTCTCCAAAGTCCAGGCAGGGGAGGCGATCTATTTCGCCGACGGCTCCCTGCGCACCACGGTCGTCGAAGCGGGAACGAGCGTCGTTTGCGAAGTGCAGAACAGCGGTAAGCTCAGCTCCCGCAAGGGGGTTAACTTCCCTAACACCTCCCTGGGACTGGCCGTCCTGACGGAGAAGGACCGCGAGGATATCGCCTGGGGGGTAAGGAACGGCGTCGATTTTATGGCGATCTCGTTCGTGCAGACGGCGAAGGATATGGAAGACGTGCGCGCCGAAGTGGAGCGTCACGGCGGAACCCCACAGTTCATTGCGAAGATCGAGAAGTTCGATGCCGTCGAAAACATCGATGCCATCCTCGAAGCCAGCGACGGACTGATGGTGGCGCGGGGAGACCTGGGAATCGAGGTGCCTTTCTACAAAGTGCCGACGCTGCAGAAGATGCTCATCCGCAAAGCCAACGAAAAAAGCAAACCCGTCATTACCGCGACGCAGATGCTCCTCTCCATGACCCATGCCGAACGGGCGACGCGGGCGGAGATCAGCGATGTCGCCAATGCCGTACTCGACGGTACCGACTGCGTGATGCTCTCCGAGGAGAGCGCCGTGGGGGCCTACCCGGTCAAAGCAGTCGAAACGATGACGCAGACCATCCGCGAAACGGAGAAGATCTACCCCTATCACAAGTTCGCGCAGTTCATCTGCTTCGACGAGATGGACGTCATCGACGAATCGGCGGTCCTGCTCTCGCAGAAGATCGACGCCGAGGCCATCATTGCGCTGACGGCCTCGGGCCAGTCGGCGAAAAAACTGGCACGTTACCGCCCCGAAAACCCCATTTTAGCCGTCATGCACAGCGACCGCGTGGCGCGGATGCTGACCCTGGTCTGGGGGGTCGTTCCGGCGTTCCTGACACGCACGACAAGTGTGGACAAGATGCTCATCGAGGTGGTCCAGAGCGGCCTGGCGCGGCAGGTGCTGAGCCGTCACGCCATGTACATTGTCACCGCGGGCGACCCCGTCGGCGTCCCCGGCACGACGAAC is a genomic window of Sulfurimonas sp. HSL1-2 containing:
- the pyk gene encoding pyruvate kinase, with amino-acid sequence MKKHTKILATVGPACEDVDTLERMIRAGVNVFRLNFSHGTHDYHEANLKRIYEAAGRCGLIVGVLQDISGPKVRIGEIDGTAELSPGNVIEFVTEETVGSFVEPGRLRLSLNHPELLSKVQAGEAIYFADGSLRTTVVEAGTSVVCEVQNSGKLSSRKGVNFPNTSLGLAVLTEKDREDIAWGVRNGVDFMAISFVQTAKDMEDVRAEVERHGGTPQFIAKIEKFDAVENIDAILEASDGLMVARGDLGIEVPFYKVPTLQKMLIRKANEKSKPVITATQMLLSMTHAERATRAEISDVANAVLDGTDCVMLSEESAVGAYPVKAVETMTQTIRETEKIYPYHKFAQFICFDEMDVIDESAVLLSQKIDAEAIIALTASGQSAKKLARYRPENPILAVMHSDRVARMLTLVWGVVPAFLTRTTSVDKMLIEVVQSGLARQVLSRHAMYIVTAGDPVGVPGTTNAIRILRESEMEYFASAALKKRSKKMPEGAATLF